A window of Dehalococcoidales bacterium genomic DNA:
AGATTGCGAAGTTCCTTACCGCCGTATCCTAACGCCTATTGCTCCGGGGGTCAATAACATATACTCGCCCGGTACATTAGTGACACTTCAGCATAGTCGATGCCGGTTGCCACACAAGAAGAAAACTAACTCTCCCTGCCGGGAAGGTGAGTTGTCAGGCAGTGACCACGATACCTCACCCTGTTGTGTTACCCTTCTATCTGAACGAGAGCATAACAGCCCGTCCCGCACTATACCAATGTGCACATTATTTGCTATGATAGCGATACATGCCAATTCCCTGATGTCAGGAAGCCGACCATCAAATCAGAATAAAGGAGGTAGCCGATGCCTGCGAGTATACCAAAGGAACTGACCGCAGAACAGGTGAGGGCTAAATGTGACCCTGCCCTGTTCGAATGCGATTCGACCGCTGACCTCAAGCCTATCGACACCATTATCGGCCAGGACAGGGCACTCAGTGCTCTCAAATTCGGTCTCAGTATCCAGAAAACCGGATTCAACATCTATGTTGCCGGACCGGCCGGAACCGGCAAGATGACGGTGATGCGGTCATTCCTGGAGACACTGGCATCTCAGAAGTCAGCCCCCTCCGACTGGTGCTACGTGTACAACTTCCGGGACTCATACTGCCCCGGGGCTCTGGAAGTACCTGCCGGGACCGGGCTGGTCCTGCAGAAAGACATGCGGGACCTGGTAGACAAGGTCCGCCGCAGCATCGTGCAGGCGTTCAGTAGTAAGGAATACGGTGAACGGCGTTCAGAGATAGCTGATGAACTGAACCGAAAACGGGGGTCGGTATTCACTGTCGTAAGTGAGAAAGCCAGGGAGAGAGGGTTGCTTCTGAAGAGCACCCAGGTTGGCCTGGTTCTGACACCGGCCATAGACGGCCAGCAAATGAGTGAGGAAGACTACCAGAACCTGAGCACTGAGAAAAAGGATGAACTAGGCCAGGCACGGGAAGAGCTCACCGCGGAGCTCAAAGAGACACTCGAAGAGCTACAAAACGAGGAGAATAACGCTCAGAAACAGCTCGAGGACACAGACCATGAGGTAGCTACCTACGCCGTCAGCCATCTCTTCGAAGAGCTCAGGAACAAGTATACCGAACTCACCCAGGTAGTACACTACCTCGATGAAGTCAAGAAAAACATCATTGATAACTTCGGGCAGTTCCGGTCAGATGAAAAACCCGAGGGAGCCGACCCCATGGCTGTTGCGATGCAGGAACAGGCCCGGAAGCAGGCTCTGCAAGTATATGAGGTCAATGTGCTTGTTGACAATTCGGAGCTAGAGGGAGCCCCGGTAGTCGTCGATACTAACCCCACGTTTAGCAACCTCTTCGGCCGTATTGAAAAAGAGGCGCATTTCGGTGCCCTGTACACAGACTTCACAATGATAAGAAGCGGCTCATTGCACCGGGCTAATGGCGGGTATCTTGTAATAAGGGTCGAAGACCTGCTGACCAATTATCAGTCCTGGGAAGGCCTGAAGAGAACCCTCCGCGAGAACAAGCTTATCATCGAGGATATCGGAGAGCGGCTAGGATTTATGTCAACCAAGACTCTCCAGCCGGAACCTATTCCACTTGACGTCAAAGTTGTCATTATCGGGGAGCCGATGTTCTACTACCTTTTACATCGGTCGGACCTCCAGTTCAGGGAACTGTTTAAGGTAAAGGCGGATTTTGACAGCCAGATGGACAAGAACGAGGACAACCTTAAGGACTACGCCGCCGTCCTGTGCCGCCTCTGCACTGAGGAAAAGATGAAACACCTGAGAAGCGACGCCCTGGCCAGGATAATAGAGCACAGCTCAAGGCTGGCGGACAATCATGACAAGCTGACAACGATGTTTTCCAGTATCGCTGATATTGTCCGCGAGGCCAATTTCTATGCCGGTGAAGACGGGGCCTCCACCATCGAAGCCAGCCATGTTCATAGAGCTGTAGAACATCGGGTCTATCGGTCAAACCTTATCCAGGAGCGCATCAACGAGATGATAGAGACCGGGATGATTATCATTGACGTAGAAGGTGAAGCAGTCGGCCAGGTGAACGGCCTGGCGGTATATGACCTGGGTGATTTCTCCTTCGGGAAACCGAGCCGTATAACCGCCAGTGTCGGCGTGGGTCGAGAAGGACTGGTTGACATCGAGAGAGAATCCAAGCTTGGCGGTCCACTCCACACCAAGGGGGTCCTGATACTCAACGGGTATATTCACGAGAAGTATGCCCGTGATATCCCTCTGTCCCTTTCCGCCCGTCTTGTCTTCGAGCAGAGCTATGAAGGAGTGGATGGCGATAGCGCTTCAAGCACGGAACTGTACTCCCTGCTCTCCCGCCTGTCCGGGGTGCCCATCAAACAGAATATCGCCGTGACCGGTTCGGTCAACCAGAATGGAGAGGTGCAGGCGATAGGTGGAATAAACGAGAAGGTAGAGGGATTTTTCGAGGTATGCCGTGTCAGGGGTCTCAATGGGTCGCAGGGGGTCCTGATACCGGCAAGCAACATCCACAACCTCATGCTCAAGGATGACATTGTCGAGGCAATCCGGGAAGGCAAGTTCCACATTTACCCGGTGAGTACGATAGATGAGGGAATTGAAGTGCTTACCGGAATGAAGGCCGGTCAATTCCTGGAAGATGGCACCTTCGAAGTCGATTCTATAAACGACCGGGTGCAGAAGCGCCTGGTAAATCTGGCGGAGAAGCTGCGGGACTTTTCCAAAGGTGAAGAGAAGACTGATACGGACAAGAATGACAAGGAAACCGAATCTTGAGTCCAGCCGAAACCGGCCTTCCCGCCAGTGCTGCGTGGCGTTGTTGACGGCGATATGGTAAAGATGGCAAAATGCGGTCTGTGCGATCGCTTGAGATGTCATGGAATATACCTGGCTCCCCAGGAGAAATACAGCCGGAAGGTAAAGTGGCAATAATAGGTAAGGAGTAGCAGTATGAGCAGGAAAATTCAGGAACCGCTTGAAATCAAAGGGATGAAGCTCAAGAACCGGATAGGTTTTGCCCCCTTTCTGAACATGCCTCGAAATGAAGATTGGAGTGTGAATGACCTCACAATCCGCTGGTTCGAGGAACGGGCTAAGGGAGGATTGGGATTTATCATGACCGGTTCCTTCGTCCCGCTGATGGTTTTAATGCCCACAGCCAGAGAGGGATTTGTCCGTCTCGCCGAACGGATGCACCAGTATGACTGCAAGATTGGTATCCAGCTTGTGCAGGGCGGCCCGATGAGCGGACAGGGCCCGTCGCCGTCTCCCTTCCCCAGTGAGACTCATGCCAAACTGGGCCAGTTCGACCTGATGGCAGGGAGCATCATTCCCACAACCGAGGTAACAGTGGAATACCTCGAACAACAGGTGAAGGAGTTTGCCGCCGCCGCGAAGCTCCTCAAGGAGACCGGTATTGATTGCGTCGAGCTGCACTGTGCCCACGGTGGTGCGACTCTGTGCTGCTCTTTCATCTCTCC
This region includes:
- a CDS encoding AAA family ATPase, coding for MPASIPKELTAEQVRAKCDPALFECDSTADLKPIDTIIGQDRALSALKFGLSIQKTGFNIYVAGPAGTGKMTVMRSFLETLASQKSAPSDWCYVYNFRDSYCPGALEVPAGTGLVLQKDMRDLVDKVRRSIVQAFSSKEYGERRSEIADELNRKRGSVFTVVSEKARERGLLLKSTQVGLVLTPAIDGQQMSEEDYQNLSTEKKDELGQAREELTAELKETLEELQNEENNAQKQLEDTDHEVATYAVSHLFEELRNKYTELTQVVHYLDEVKKNIIDNFGQFRSDEKPEGADPMAVAMQEQARKQALQVYEVNVLVDNSELEGAPVVVDTNPTFSNLFGRIEKEAHFGALYTDFTMIRSGSLHRANGGYLVIRVEDLLTNYQSWEGLKRTLRENKLIIEDIGERLGFMSTKTLQPEPIPLDVKVVIIGEPMFYYLLHRSDLQFRELFKVKADFDSQMDKNEDNLKDYAAVLCRLCTEEKMKHLRSDALARIIEHSSRLADNHDKLTTMFSSIADIVREANFYAGEDGASTIEASHVHRAVEHRVYRSNLIQERINEMIETGMIIIDVEGEAVGQVNGLAVYDLGDFSFGKPSRITASVGVGREGLVDIERESKLGGPLHTKGVLILNGYIHEKYARDIPLSLSARLVFEQSYEGVDGDSASSTELYSLLSRLSGVPIKQNIAVTGSVNQNGEVQAIGGINEKVEGFFEVCRVRGLNGSQGVLIPASNIHNLMLKDDIVEAIREGKFHIYPVSTIDEGIEVLTGMKAGQFLEDGTFEVDSINDRVQKRLVNLAEKLRDFSKGEEKTDTDKNDKETES